From Haloarcula rubripromontorii, the proteins below share one genomic window:
- a CDS encoding DUF7289 family protein yields the protein MADRAVSEVLSFALVFSLIVASIILVSVSGLGALQNARDAEQMENAERAFDVLSDNIADLHKQGAPSRATEVSLGEASLRTGENTTISVQVHDGTAPKDVGTWEIRPIIYAGNQERALVYEAGAVYRTNRDGGVQKRTPPILVTDDRVLITVVGTTASGQQSLGGSTVLVRTTHRDSNVSFADTDGTIEHVNVSIDSDPRREALWQSYFESEGFTCAANGWCNFTSSAGGIQRTYVVYHDIAVEIDQ from the coding sequence ATGGCTGACCGCGCCGTCAGCGAGGTGTTGAGCTTCGCTCTGGTGTTCAGTCTCATCGTGGCTTCGATAATCCTTGTCTCGGTGAGCGGTCTGGGGGCGTTACAGAACGCCCGAGATGCAGAGCAGATGGAGAACGCGGAACGGGCGTTTGACGTACTCTCGGACAACATCGCGGACCTCCACAAACAGGGCGCACCGAGCCGTGCCACGGAGGTTAGTCTCGGTGAGGCATCGCTCAGGACAGGTGAAAACACGACAATATCGGTGCAAGTCCACGACGGGACTGCGCCCAAAGACGTCGGGACATGGGAGATCCGCCCGATTATCTACGCTGGCAATCAGGAGCGAGCGCTCGTATACGAAGCCGGAGCAGTGTATCGGACGAACCGGGACGGCGGGGTGCAAAAGCGAACGCCGCCGATACTCGTCACGGATGACCGCGTCCTCATCACTGTGGTCGGTACGACCGCGAGTGGCCAGCAGAGTCTGGGCGGGTCGACGGTGCTCGTCCGGACAACCCACCGCGACAGCAACGTCTCGTTCGCCGATACCGATGGCACTATCGAACACGTCAACGTCAGTATCGACTCTGACCCACGGCGCGAGGCGCTCTGGCAGTCGTACTTCGAGAGTGAAGGGTTTACGTGCGCGGCCAACGGCTGGTGTAACTTCACGTCGTCCGCCGGCGGCATCCAGCGGACGTACGTCGTCTACCACGATATTGCGGTTGAAATCGACCAGTAA
- a CDS encoding DUF7266 family protein, which yields MRRNRAVSTTLSYTLSLAIASILVSGLLIAGGNFVEDRQEQVIRDELEVIGQQVAADIGRIDRLVVAADNDPTARLNHTFPARVSGSGYRVSIDPAADELTLESTSPEVSVTVSLTTRTDLGDSSADGGVITVFYDESSRQLEVRNG from the coding sequence ATGCGTCGTAACCGCGCCGTCTCGACGACGCTGAGCTACACACTGAGCCTGGCCATCGCCTCGATTCTGGTGTCCGGTCTCCTCATTGCCGGCGGGAACTTCGTCGAGGACCGGCAGGAGCAGGTTATCAGAGACGAACTCGAAGTCATCGGACAGCAGGTCGCCGCCGACATCGGGCGTATTGATCGGCTGGTGGTCGCTGCCGACAACGACCCGACTGCGCGGCTGAATCACACGTTCCCGGCGCGGGTGAGTGGGTCCGGCTACCGGGTCTCGATTGACCCCGCCGCCGATGAACTAACGCTCGAATCGACATCGCCGGAGGTGTCGGTGACTGTGTCGCTCACAACCCGGACAGACCTGGGAGACTCCAGTGCTGACGGCGGTGTGATAACCGTGTTCTACGACGAATCGAGCAGGCAACTGGAGGTCCGAAATGGCTGA
- a CDS encoding DUF7261 family protein: MAHLNNDDRGQIILIAALALAVTFIGLALVVNSAIYTQNLASRGEVAGSNDALEMRAIVEANVGQGIIAANRYNYSTQTALEAAVRESARTVSTQTERQRVTSGTLVNATLAGSPTYGTRIAQTNTSLFESGEATPSADWMVRERVTRPGDGTNATRRFVINATELPSSGSEFVVTANGTGGNPEWTMRIWGDVGPSGTVNVEVDTPSDTETCDVSIEEPYAHIDVTGGTVQGEPCLALQDGRFDGRFAHGVGDEYNITYGSGDQIRGNYSLVVRDSTPANTLDTAPASPFSTTAIYNTTVRYRYDTSNLRYEAKIRVAPGEPDAS; encoded by the coding sequence GTGGCGCATCTGAACAATGACGACCGCGGACAGATAATTCTCATCGCCGCGCTGGCCCTGGCGGTGACGTTCATCGGGCTGGCGCTGGTCGTCAACTCCGCGATTTACACGCAGAACCTCGCCAGCCGGGGCGAGGTCGCCGGGAGCAACGACGCACTGGAGATGCGGGCAATCGTAGAGGCGAACGTCGGGCAGGGCATTATCGCGGCGAACAGGTACAACTACTCGACGCAGACGGCGCTCGAAGCCGCTGTGCGTGAGAGTGCTCGAACCGTCAGTACACAGACGGAGCGACAGCGAGTCACGAGCGGGACACTGGTGAACGCGACACTCGCCGGTTCGCCGACCTACGGCACACGGATCGCCCAGACCAACACGTCACTGTTCGAATCCGGTGAGGCGACACCGAGTGCCGACTGGATGGTCAGAGAGCGGGTCACCCGCCCGGGTGACGGCACGAACGCGACCAGACGGTTCGTGATCAACGCGACAGAGCTCCCCAGTTCGGGAAGCGAGTTCGTCGTCACAGCGAACGGCACCGGCGGCAACCCGGAATGGACGATGCGTATCTGGGGCGATGTCGGACCCAGCGGGACGGTCAACGTGGAAGTGGACACACCGAGCGACACGGAGACGTGTGATGTCTCTATCGAGGAGCCGTACGCACATATCGACGTGACCGGCGGCACGGTGCAGGGCGAACCGTGTCTCGCGCTGCAGGACGGACGCTTCGACGGTCGGTTCGCCCACGGTGTCGGTGACGAGTACAACATCACGTACGGATCGGGCGACCAGATCAGGGGGAACTACTCGCTGGTCGTCCGCGATAGCACGCCAGCAAACACGCTCGATACAGCACCTGCGTCGCCGTTCAGCACGACCGCGATTTATAATACGACCGTCCGCTACCGCTACGACACCTCGAACTTACGGTACGAGGCAAAGATACGGGTGGCCCCGGGTGAGCCGGATGCGTCGTAA
- a CDS encoding DUF7288 family protein yields the protein MRAQAHTLEAIVSGMLLLASLVFALQMTAVTPLSASTSSQHIENQQQAIGQGVLASAAAEDALKPAVLYWDNSTAQFHSTAGDREYYTNGPPDNRFGELLERAFDRRGIAYNVYLRFQNMQGRTVTTRYIYSGEPSDNAVRASRTITLMDDDHLRDADGTRNSTRLGDPATDYTVSDTGTNVYNTVSVEVVAWRI from the coding sequence ATGCGTGCGCAGGCCCACACGCTCGAAGCCATCGTCAGTGGAATGCTGTTACTGGCAAGTCTGGTATTTGCCCTACAGATGACAGCGGTGACGCCGCTGTCGGCGAGTACGTCGAGCCAGCACATCGAGAACCAACAGCAAGCAATCGGCCAGGGAGTCCTCGCCTCGGCGGCGGCAGAGGACGCATTAAAACCGGCTGTGCTCTACTGGGACAACAGCACGGCGCAGTTCCATAGCACGGCTGGCGATCGGGAATATTACACGAACGGGCCGCCGGACAATCGGTTCGGAGAGTTGCTAGAGCGTGCGTTCGACCGGCGGGGAATCGCTTATAACGTCTACCTCAGGTTCCAGAATATGCAGGGGCGAACCGTCACGACTCGATACATCTACAGCGGTGAGCCGAGCGACAACGCAGTGCGTGCTAGCCGCACAATCACGCTCATGGACGACGACCATCTGCGAGACGCGGATGGGACGCGAAACAGCACACGGCTTGGTGACCCGGCGACCGATTATACGGTTTCAGACACCGGGACGAACGTCTACAACACGGTCAGCGTGGAGGTGGTTGCGTGGCGCATCTGA
- a CDS encoding DUF7287 family protein — translation MNRRRNETQSTNRCVVRSLWSGGHQRGQTTLDFAIGMSLFLSVLIFIFLFIPGLLSPFSAGIQEETVTTDRVADGLTMGMLGSPQQPYVLDEHCTQEFFAGNAPPSGCGYDSGGSTEERVGLDPALENVNVTIRGNATATAAADETLCWDGTNEELVAASGGCGTILTTGGNPPTNNDASVTALRVVSLNGQDVTVRVVMW, via the coding sequence ATGAACCGTAGGAGAAATGAGACGCAGTCTACCAACCGGTGTGTCGTCCGGTCACTCTGGAGCGGAGGGCACCAGCGCGGGCAGACGACGCTGGACTTCGCAATCGGTATGAGCTTGTTTTTGAGCGTCTTGATATTCATTTTCCTGTTCATTCCGGGACTTCTGTCGCCGTTTTCGGCAGGGATTCAGGAGGAGACGGTCACGACCGACAGAGTTGCCGATGGACTCACAATGGGGATGCTTGGTTCGCCACAGCAACCGTACGTGCTGGACGAACACTGTACGCAGGAGTTCTTCGCTGGAAACGCACCACCGTCAGGGTGTGGCTACGACTCCGGTGGGAGTACCGAAGAACGGGTCGGGCTTGACCCGGCTTTGGAGAACGTGAACGTCACAATCCGGGGGAATGCGACGGCAACAGCAGCCGCCGACGAAACGCTCTGTTGGGATGGAACAAACGAGGAACTCGTTGCGGCCAGTGGTGGCTGTGGAACGATACTCACTACCGGCGGGAATCCGCCAACGAACAACGACGCGTCGGTCACTGCGCTGCGAGTGGTCTCGCTGAACGGGCAGGACGTCACAGTACGCGTGGTGATGTGGTAG
- a CDS encoding helix-turn-helix transcriptional regulator, with protein sequence MRLSGSWQSVWDDRILEWMRENEGTGTPKEVHDSGLVRVSRTQIGRRMKKLAEHGLLTHVGNGAYVITEEGKAYLDEEYDAEEGVYIDSEKGVSEPSSPAEPETNDV encoded by the coding sequence ATGCGCTTATCGGGTTCGTGGCAGAGTGTCTGGGACGACCGTATCCTCGAATGGATGCGAGAGAACGAGGGTACGGGGACACCCAAGGAAGTCCATGACAGTGGGTTAGTCCGCGTTTCGAGAACCCAGATCGGCCGCCGGATGAAGAAGCTCGCAGAGCATGGGCTTCTAACTCACGTCGGCAACGGAGCCTACGTGATTACTGAGGAAGGGAAAGCGTACCTTGACGAAGAATACGACGCCGAAGAGGGTGTCTACATTGATAGCGAAAAGGGTGTTTCCGAGCCGTCGTCGCCAGCCGAGCCAGAAACGAACGACGTGTAA
- a CDS encoding tyrosine-type recombinase/integrase codes for MSDDLQPIAPATAVNLYLDNREPELSEKSLTNQRYRLNSFIEWTQSKGIENMNELNGRDLHEFRVWRRQGRGNKYGEVSKVTLRGILATLRKFLEFCASIDAVEQGMRERVLIPDITPEEASKDEKLDTEHAEAILDHLNRYQYASREHVIFGILWHTGIRLGSLRSLDLRDFDADGQYLQLRHRPETGTPLKNGRAAERSIAVGDFYTEVILEYIENHRDSVTDEYGREPLITSDRGRLSETPIRSAVYQWTRPCMVGECPHGENPESCEYMTRDTASGCPSSRSPHGIRRGSITKHLRDGTPEEVVSDRMNVSSDVLDQHYDQRSEREKMEVRREFVDDA; via the coding sequence GTGAGCGACGACCTCCAACCGATAGCTCCGGCGACTGCGGTGAACCTCTACCTCGACAACCGGGAACCGGAGCTATCCGAAAAATCTCTCACAAACCAGCGGTATCGACTCAACTCGTTCATCGAGTGGACCCAGTCAAAGGGAATCGAGAACATGAACGAGTTGAACGGGCGCGATCTCCATGAGTTCCGAGTCTGGCGTCGACAGGGAAGAGGCAATAAATACGGTGAGGTGTCGAAGGTCACACTTCGTGGAATCCTCGCGACGCTACGGAAGTTCCTCGAATTCTGTGCCAGTATCGATGCCGTTGAGCAAGGGATGCGCGAACGTGTTCTTATCCCGGATATCACGCCCGAAGAGGCTTCGAAGGACGAGAAACTCGATACCGAACACGCTGAAGCCATCCTCGACCACCTGAATCGCTACCAGTACGCCTCCCGCGAACACGTCATATTCGGAATCCTCTGGCACACTGGTATCCGACTCGGTAGCCTCCGGTCGCTCGACCTGCGCGACTTCGATGCTGATGGACAGTACCTACAGCTGCGCCACCGACCGGAAACAGGAACTCCACTGAAGAATGGCCGAGCTGCCGAACGGTCGATAGCTGTCGGTGATTTCTACACCGAAGTGATTCTGGAGTATATCGAGAACCACCGGGATTCGGTCACCGACGAATACGGTCGGGAACCGCTCATCACCAGTGACCGAGGTCGTCTGAGTGAAACACCTATCCGGAGTGCTGTCTACCAGTGGACTCGGCCCTGTATGGTCGGCGAGTGTCCACACGGAGAGAACCCAGAGAGCTGTGAGTACATGACTCGGGACACCGCGAGTGGTTGCCCGTCGTCCCGATCTCCACATGGTATCCGTCGCGGTTCGATCACGAAGCACCTCCGAGACGGCACGCCGGAAGAGGTCGTTTCGGACCGGATGAATGTCTCCAGCGACGTTCTCGACCAGCACTACGACCAACGTAGCGAGCGCGAAAAGATGGAGGTTCGACGGGAGTTCGTCGACGACGCATGA
- a CDS encoding DUF7289 family protein, whose product MFEWGSRGAGDRGVSHVLGVVLLASAVIIGAILIVQAGQQTIGDINDDANVELAEEVLLSVDQSFQRSDTNESVEIPDRVRSDVAISDGATYNLTLNGRLACSTGNRSLQTIQYQENGHQVGYQGGGVWRMTESGATMSSPPAVNYDKGALSVSFANISGQQIEGSSVAVRSNATAKQSHEAALQMALFTDVSYEDARTGSFSSPSYECTPSQVANATLTIENSSYARAWADWARSAYDNKYVEVTPTSVKPGETVRIRFALGDVTNPTFEVEDVTVKPDPSDSGKAVVTATVHNTGGLEDTQKITLKHNQSGSPSEVDETVTLAGGESTTVSQSVSVSTAKPHNFTVESKQDRDYKIIEYAAVPGTPSLDITGNSIPATARLNQVPSAEVTVTNTGQMTADQEIVFRVNGTKNATRSVLVDPGQSRTIDFGPSMPTAENGTYDIEVQTEDDTYSQYSDDGHYFVVGDAGVFNIASVSPPGGLQSGDTATVEATVENIGDIRKSTDVEVRIENATSGSAVASKNTTLTLNGTRRGSESGTASVTSGPLAVGSPQHYTYVVDTPDDTESGSFVVGSSPPPLFEITAVDVQNPVAPNDQASVEFTVANTGGTEGKQTLRVEYNGTTHIAKDERLDPGESVTLNRTVTAPTKPGKYSITFLTSNRSRQSTLNVQPDSLLEGNGSTITIQQSVNASVELKGADLEGFSNYRNSIFHAPVQMSLYVDNGSDPQSIGLWRKYENGDINGPHAEQRIVSDEHENPYYYSDSFEPGTEVSVFAKSYGCDRYSSTSPSIELAGYDTMYCSNWDTYDTTTVSQTQNQQNLVILNDGDKLPAFEQAQWYQRDIQDTLGSRVNDTGYLQLGDGERAFLYELSQENANPANAANDGDPDYNDAVVLFTVNAIEKDVQTGPEYKLIDTDAPSRVDETTDATLTAEVINVGGKSGEVTLESRFDGNSVGTNSTTIEPGETESVIFRLPTSSKATGESYPYTVSVAGTQQKAGGNVRVGDTPEPFMQIDSVRGESVTDSDDMATATVNVTNVGGQAGTDTVVLRAKNKDHATPSFASIDSETMSTILSPGETRQFTLDMPTNRGNYTYYVETSNSTAPKQSFFVGESNVVVNDTQSVNIGAETYNTSELIERRGRAQRMTVEVRNNGTVGDKREVNLTIKNKSDGSTVFAGSKMVTAGTGDLTNTDPYPAWAGYDVDLDPGYYTYNVTVYDETASDTKADSATGEIYLKNVDETGATGNDSPVTVDSDTVTLGS is encoded by the coding sequence ATGTTCGAGTGGGGCAGCCGGGGGGCTGGAGACCGGGGTGTATCGCACGTTCTGGGTGTAGTGTTGTTGGCGAGTGCAGTCATCATTGGGGCCATACTGATCGTTCAGGCGGGCCAGCAGACAATCGGAGATATCAACGACGACGCGAATGTCGAGCTCGCTGAGGAGGTGCTGCTGTCGGTCGATCAGAGCTTCCAGCGGTCGGATACCAACGAATCTGTCGAGATCCCGGACCGGGTTAGATCTGATGTCGCCATTTCTGACGGCGCGACATACAACCTGACGTTGAACGGTCGCTTGGCCTGTTCGACGGGGAACCGTTCGTTGCAGACCATTCAGTATCAAGAGAACGGTCACCAGGTCGGCTATCAGGGCGGGGGTGTGTGGCGGATGACCGAGTCAGGCGCGACAATGTCGTCACCCCCAGCAGTGAACTACGACAAAGGGGCGCTGTCGGTCTCCTTCGCGAATATCTCTGGACAGCAGATTGAGGGGAGTTCGGTTGCGGTTCGCTCGAATGCGACGGCCAAGCAGTCACACGAAGCGGCACTGCAGATGGCTCTGTTCACTGACGTGTCCTACGAGGATGCACGAACCGGCTCATTTTCGTCACCCAGCTATGAGTGTACCCCGTCGCAGGTCGCCAACGCGACACTGACTATCGAAAATAGTAGCTATGCTCGGGCGTGGGCAGACTGGGCACGGAGTGCCTACGATAATAAGTACGTTGAGGTGACTCCAACATCTGTCAAACCGGGAGAGACAGTTCGCATACGCTTTGCACTCGGCGATGTGACGAACCCGACCTTCGAAGTCGAAGATGTCACGGTCAAGCCGGACCCGTCAGACTCTGGCAAGGCAGTTGTGACAGCAACGGTTCATAACACAGGGGGGCTAGAAGACACGCAGAAAATCACGCTGAAGCACAACCAGTCAGGGTCGCCAAGTGAGGTGGACGAGACAGTAACCCTCGCCGGCGGCGAATCGACCACAGTAAGCCAGTCAGTGAGCGTCTCAACAGCGAAACCACACAATTTCACTGTGGAGTCGAAGCAGGACAGAGACTACAAAATTATCGAGTATGCGGCTGTTCCCGGAACGCCGTCGCTGGATATCACTGGCAATTCGATTCCGGCAACAGCACGGCTAAACCAGGTTCCATCGGCGGAGGTCACAGTCACGAATACCGGACAAATGACGGCAGATCAAGAGATCGTCTTCCGCGTTAACGGGACAAAAAACGCGACGCGAAGCGTGCTGGTTGACCCGGGACAGAGCCGAACTATCGATTTCGGTCCGTCGATGCCAACTGCGGAGAACGGCACGTACGATATAGAGGTCCAAACAGAGGATGACACATACTCGCAATACAGTGACGACGGACACTACTTTGTCGTCGGTGATGCAGGTGTGTTCAACATAGCGTCCGTCTCCCCACCGGGTGGGCTGCAAAGTGGGGATACGGCGACCGTTGAAGCAACGGTCGAAAATATCGGTGACATTCGGAAATCCACCGATGTCGAAGTACGTATCGAGAATGCCACCTCCGGCAGCGCTGTCGCGTCAAAGAACACAACGCTCACCCTCAACGGTACTCGCAGAGGCAGTGAGTCTGGGACTGCTTCAGTGACTAGTGGCCCGCTGGCCGTCGGGTCACCACAGCATTACACTTATGTTGTCGATACACCGGACGACACTGAATCAGGCTCCTTCGTCGTCGGTTCATCGCCACCACCGCTGTTCGAGATCACTGCTGTAGACGTACAGAACCCCGTTGCACCGAACGACCAGGCGAGCGTCGAGTTCACTGTCGCGAACACCGGCGGAACCGAAGGGAAGCAAACACTGCGCGTTGAGTACAACGGAACGACCCACATCGCGAAGGACGAACGGCTTGACCCCGGAGAGAGCGTCACGCTCAATCGGACTGTTACGGCGCCCACAAAGCCCGGAAAGTACTCGATAACCTTCTTGACGTCGAACCGATCGCGACAGTCGACGCTAAACGTCCAGCCAGACTCGCTACTCGAAGGGAACGGCTCAACGATCACGATACAGCAGTCAGTCAATGCGTCAGTTGAGCTGAAGGGCGCTGATCTGGAAGGGTTCTCGAATTACCGGAATTCCATCTTCCACGCACCCGTACAGATGTCGCTATATGTCGACAACGGATCCGACCCGCAGTCGATCGGACTCTGGCGAAAATATGAGAACGGCGATATCAACGGTCCGCACGCGGAACAGCGCATCGTCTCCGACGAGCACGAGAACCCGTACTACTACTCGGATTCGTTTGAACCCGGTACAGAGGTTTCAGTCTTCGCAAAATCCTATGGGTGTGACAGGTATTCCTCCACCTCTCCTTCGATTGAACTGGCTGGTTACGACACGATGTACTGTAGTAACTGGGACACATATGACACGACTACCGTCAGTCAAACGCAGAACCAGCAGAACCTCGTCATTCTGAACGACGGCGACAAACTCCCGGCGTTCGAGCAGGCACAGTGGTACCAGCGGGACATCCAGGACACGCTTGGAAGCCGCGTGAACGATACGGGATACCTCCAACTGGGCGACGGGGAACGCGCATTCCTCTATGAACTCTCACAGGAGAACGCAAACCCGGCGAACGCGGCAAATGACGGCGACCCGGACTATAACGACGCCGTTGTGCTGTTCACAGTCAACGCAATCGAAAAAGACGTACAAACGGGCCCGGAGTACAAACTCATCGACACCGACGCTCCGAGCAGAGTCGATGAGACAACCGACGCAACGCTGACCGCCGAGGTAATAAACGTCGGCGGAAAGAGCGGTGAAGTTACTCTAGAGAGCCGTTTCGATGGCAACAGTGTCGGGACGAACTCGACGACAATTGAACCCGGTGAGACCGAAAGCGTCATATTCAGGCTTCCGACTAGCTCAAAAGCGACTGGAGAAAGCTATCCGTACACAGTATCCGTCGCGGGTACGCAACAAAAGGCAGGCGGGAACGTACGCGTCGGTGATACGCCTGAGCCGTTCATGCAAATCGATTCAGTCCGAGGTGAAAGTGTTACTGACAGCGACGACATGGCAACAGCGACCGTCAACGTTACCAACGTCGGTGGCCAGGCCGGTACAGATACCGTTGTCCTCCGGGCGAAAAACAAAGACCACGCAACTCCGTCGTTCGCAAGCATCGACTCAGAGACGATGTCGACGATACTATCACCCGGAGAAACGCGGCAGTTTACGCTCGATATGCCGACTAACCGTGGCAATTACACCTACTACGTCGAAACATCAAACTCCACAGCCCCCAAGCAGTCATTCTTCGTAGGGGAGTCAAACGTTGTCGTCAACGACACACAGTCGGTGAACATCGGCGCGGAGACCTACAACACCTCAGAACTAATCGAGCGGCGTGGCCGCGCACAGCGGATGACAGTTGAGGTGCGCAACAACGGAACCGTGGGTGACAAGCGGGAAGTGAACCTCACAATCAAAAATAAAAGCGACGGGTCGACTGTCTTCGCAGGCTCGAAAATGGTCACTGCAGGGACCGGCGACCTGACCAATACTGATCCGTACCCGGCCTGGGCGGGCTACGATGTCGACCTCGACCCCGGCTACTACACCTATAATGTGACTGTGTACGACGAGACAGCTAGTGACACCAAGGCCGACTCCGCGACCGGCGAAATATATCTCAAGAACGTCGACGAAACTGGCGCGACTGGTAACGACTCACCAGTTACGGTCGACTCAGATACGGTGACGCTCGGCAGCTAA
- the rpl12p gene encoding 50S ribosomal protein P1, producing MEYVYAALILNESGEEINEDNLTDVLDAAGVDVEESRVKALVAALEDVDIEEAVDQAAAAPVPASGGAAAPAEGDADEADEADEEAEEEAADDGGDDDDDEDDEASGEGLGELFG from the coding sequence ATGGAATACGTATACGCTGCACTCATCCTGAACGAATCGGGCGAAGAAATCAACGAAGACAACCTCACTGACGTACTCGACGCCGCGGGCGTCGACGTCGAGGAGTCCCGCGTCAAGGCCCTCGTCGCCGCCCTCGAGGACGTCGACATCGAGGAGGCCGTCGACCAGGCCGCTGCGGCACCGGTGCCGGCAAGCGGCGGCGCGGCCGCACCCGCAGAGGGTGACGCCGACGAAGCCGACGAGGCCGACGAAGAAGCCGAAGAAGAGGCTGCCGACGACGGCGGCGACGACGATGACGACGAAGACGACGAGGCAAGCGGCGAGGGCCTCGGCGAACTCTTCGGCTAA
- a CDS encoding 50S ribosomal protein L10: MSAESERKTETIPEWKQEEVDAIVEMIESYESVGVVNIAGIPSRQLQDMRRDLHGTAELRVSRNTLLERALDEVDDGLEDLNSYITGQVGLIGTDDNPFSLFQELEASKTPAPIGAGEVAPNDIVIPEGDTGVDPGPFVGELQSVGADARIQEGSIQVLSDSTVLDTGEEVSQELANVLNELGIEPKEVGLDLRAVFADGVLFEPEELELDVDEYRNDIQAAAGRAFNLSVNADYPTATTASTMLQSARGNAKSLALQAAIEDPEVVPDLVSKADAQVRALASQIDDEEALPEELQGVEADVATAEPTDDQDEDTASEDDADADDAAEEADDEDDDDDEDAGDALGAMF; encoded by the coding sequence ATGAGCGCCGAATCCGAACGCAAGACCGAAACCATCCCTGAGTGGAAGCAGGAAGAGGTCGACGCCATCGTGGAGATGATCGAGTCCTACGAGAGCGTCGGCGTCGTCAACATCGCCGGGATTCCGTCCCGGCAACTGCAGGACATGCGACGTGACCTGCACGGGACCGCGGAACTTCGCGTCTCCCGGAACACGCTGCTTGAGCGTGCACTTGACGAGGTCGATGACGGACTCGAAGACCTCAACAGCTACATCACCGGGCAGGTCGGGCTTATCGGTACCGACGATAACCCGTTCTCGCTGTTTCAGGAACTCGAGGCCTCCAAGACGCCCGCACCCATTGGTGCCGGTGAGGTGGCCCCGAACGATATCGTGATTCCGGAAGGCGACACGGGCGTCGACCCCGGTCCGTTCGTCGGCGAACTCCAGAGCGTAGGTGCCGACGCACGCATTCAGGAAGGTTCCATTCAGGTTTTGTCCGACTCGACGGTGCTTGACACCGGCGAAGAGGTCTCTCAGGAACTCGCGAATGTGCTGAACGAACTCGGTATCGAACCGAAGGAGGTCGGTCTCGACCTCCGAGCCGTCTTCGCCGACGGCGTGCTGTTCGAGCCCGAGGAACTGGAACTCGATGTCGACGAGTATCGGAACGACATTCAGGCGGCTGCCGGCCGAGCATTCAACCTCTCGGTCAACGCCGACTATCCGACCGCGACGACGGCCTCGACGATGCTCCAGTCCGCTCGTGGCAACGCCAAGAGCCTCGCGCTCCAGGCGGCCATCGAGGACCCAGAGGTCGTGCCTGACCTCGTGAGCAAGGCTGACGCACAGGTCCGTGCGCTCGCCTCACAAATTGACGACGAAGAGGCACTCCCAGAGGAGCTTCAGGGCGTCGAGGCCGACGTGGCGACAGCAGAACCGACTGACGACCAAGACGAGGACACCGCATCCGAGGACGACGCGGACGCCGACGACGCGGCCGAAGAGGCCGACGACGAAGACGATGACGACGACGAGGACGCCGGCGACGCGCTCGGAGCGATGTTCTAA
- a CDS encoding 50S ribosomal protein L1: MADQEIENAVSRALEDAPERNFRETVDLAVNLRDLDLNDPSNRVDESVVLPAGTGQETTIVVFAEGETALRAEEVADDVLDEDELEELGGDDDAAKDLADDTDFFIAEKDLMQDIGRYLGTVLGPRGKMPEPLDPDDDVVEVIERMKNTVQLRSGERRTFHTRVGAEDMSAEDIADNIDVILRRLHADLEKGPLNIDTVYVKTTMGPAMEVA; the protein is encoded by the coding sequence ATGGCAGATCAGGAAATAGAGAACGCAGTCTCGCGCGCACTCGAGGACGCACCTGAGCGGAATTTCCGCGAAACGGTCGACCTCGCAGTGAACCTGCGCGACTTAGATCTTAACGACCCGTCGAACCGCGTCGACGAGTCCGTCGTGCTTCCTGCTGGCACCGGGCAGGAGACCACTATTGTGGTCTTCGCCGAGGGCGAAACCGCCCTTCGTGCCGAGGAAGTCGCAGACGACGTACTCGACGAGGACGAACTCGAGGAACTTGGTGGCGACGACGACGCCGCCAAAGACCTCGCCGATGACACTGACTTCTTCATTGCGGAGAAGGATCTGATGCAGGACATCGGTCGCTACCTCGGGACCGTCCTCGGTCCGCGCGGGAAGATGCCGGAACCGCTCGACCCCGACGACGACGTCGTCGAGGTCATCGAACGCATGAAAAACACCGTGCAGCTCCGCAGCGGGGAACGGCGAACGTTCCACACGCGGGTCGGCGCAGAGGACATGTCCGCCGAGGATATCGCGGACAACATTGACGTTATCCTCCGCCGTCTGCACGCGGACCTCGAGAAGGGCCCACTCAACATCGACACAGTCTACGTGAAGACGACGATGGGGCCTGCGATGGAGGTTGCCTGA